A single window of Mangifera indica cultivar Alphonso chromosome 18, CATAS_Mindica_2.1, whole genome shotgun sequence DNA harbors:
- the LOC123202383 gene encoding protein GRAVITROPIC IN THE LIGHT 1, with protein sequence MESVKPSAMTPTKSKLAHTFAKVFHIRAISGVALVDGVQKVKHLEKVIKDDWKPVKSTGSWSQLLDEDDKDDEYKLAMEAFLAKIFATISSVKAAYSQLQYAQSPYDAEGIQSADHLVVKELKNLSELKQCYLKKQFDISPEKTLVSAEILELKSLVKTYEIMGNKLESQLRLKESEIIFLKEKLEENNEQNKLIHNSLNQSGQLSMLDNLHFSGLSTSHFVTVLQHAVKSIRGFVRLMIDEMKTAGWDIDAAASSIQPNVVYYKADHKCYAFESFVCGEMFNTFHYRNYSPANESLPERKKQQQQQQQLFFERFTELKSVKAKDYLSRKPKSLFGKFCRVKYWQVIHQKMESSFFGNLNHRNLLSSGEFPDTGFFASFAEMAKRVWLLHCLAFTFQPAASIFQVNKGTRFSEAYMESLDDEAFLSMDSTQQSDPRVAFTVVPGFRIGKTVLQCQVYLSHFQTN encoded by the coding sequence ATGGAATCAGTGAAACCTTCAGCTATGACTCCAACCAAGAGTAAATTGGCACATACTTTTGCTAAAGTTTTTCATATTCGAGCAATATCTGGGGTTGCTCTGGTTGATGGAGTTCAGAAAGTTAAGCATCTAGAGAAGGTGATCAAAGATGATTGGAAACCCGTTAAGAGTACAGGTAGTTGGTCTCAGTTACTTGACGAGGATGATAAAGATGATGAATACAAATTGGCCATGGAAGCTTTTCTTGCAAAGATTTTTGCAACCATTTCTTCGGTTAAAGCTGCGTATAGTCAATTACAATATGCTCAGTCTCCTTATGATGCCGAGGGTATTCAATCTGCTGATCATTTGGTAGTTAAAGAGTTGAAGAATTTGTCTGAATTGAAGCAGTGTTACTTGAAGAAACAATTTGATATTTCACCAGAGAAAACATTGGTTTCTGCAGAAATTCTGGAGCTGAAGAGTCTTGTAAAGACCTACGAAATCATGGGGAATAAGTTAGAATCGCAGCTGAGGCTCAAGGAATCTGAAATCATATTTCTTAAAGAGAAGTTAGAGGAAAACAATGAACAAAACAAGTTAATACATAATAGTCTAAATCAAAGTGGTCAGTTATCTATGCTTGATAATCTTCACTTCTCAGGGTTAAGTACTAGTCATTTTGTTACAGTTCTTCAGCATGCTGTGAAATCTATCCGAGGATTTGTCAGATTGATGATTGATGAGATGAAAACTGCTGGTTGGGATATCGACGCAGCAGCCAGTTCAATTCAACCAAATGTGGTGTATTATAAAGCTGATCACAAATGTTATGCTTTTGAATCCTTTGTTTGCGGGGAAATGTTCAATACTTTTCATTACCGCAATTACTCCCCAGCAAACGAGTCTTTGCCTGAGAGAAAGAaacaacaacagcaacaacaacagCTTTTCTTTGAGAGATTCACAGAACTAAAATCTGTGAAAGCAAAGGATTACCTTTCAAGGAAGCCTAAATCATTGTTTGGAAAATTTTGCCGGGTCAAGTACTGGCAAGTGATTCACCAGAAGATGGAATCATCATTTTTTGGCAATCTTAACCACAGGAACCTTCTGAGTTCTGGTGAATTTCCAGATACTGGATTCTTTGCCTCATTTGCAGAAATGGCAAAACGGGTTTGGCTCCTACATTGCTTAGCCTTTACATTCCAGCCTGCGGCCTCCATCTTTCAAGTAAACAAAGGGACTCGATTCTCAGAAGCTTACATGGAAAGCTTAGATGATGAAGCCTTCCTTTCAATGGACAGCACGCAACAATCCGACCCTCGAGTGGCTTTCACAGTTGTTCCAGGTTTCAGAATTGGTAAAACAGTTCTACAGTGCCAGGTTTATCTCTCCCACTTTCAAACTAATTAG